The following proteins come from a genomic window of Myxococcota bacterium:
- a CDS encoding glycosyltransferase family 1 protein, translated as MRLRETDARGRRIVIDGSMAKGGGGFTYLVNIVPELSRQAPRHRFKVLCADARVAAALAPCANVEVEYLGALGLLDRLRFTYRRAGRLAREWGADAYFSAGEMAPLDAGCPTMAAFRNPNVFTLGEGQGLTWVQRARVFALNALARLSARCADRILFVSRDSASWIGDAIGLEPARRKVIHHGIDVAPWRDAREEREPHERGYILSVSSVYPYKNYVRLIEAWVELAKRRPDVPDLVIVGDEPDAAAAAAMREARDAAGELAEGIHLLGEVPYAEIRRYYRGADLFVFPSYLETFGHPLLEAMAADVPLVAADIPVFREIAGDAAFYADPFSPSALAKAIEEALFARGAAEALVKRGRERVTQFTWRRSAAALLAVLDELAAGDRDGTAAPVAEAVPFAAPAPELAPLRIAARIATAGA; from the coding sequence GTGCGGCTTCGGGAAACGGACGCGCGCGGCCGGCGCATCGTGATCGACGGCTCGATGGCGAAGGGCGGCGGCGGCTTCACCTATCTCGTCAACATCGTCCCCGAGCTCTCGCGCCAGGCGCCGCGCCACCGCTTCAAGGTGCTGTGCGCGGATGCGCGCGTGGCCGCTGCACTCGCGCCGTGCGCGAACGTCGAGGTCGAGTACCTCGGTGCGCTCGGCCTCCTCGACCGCCTGCGGTTCACGTACCGCCGAGCAGGCCGCCTCGCGCGCGAGTGGGGCGCGGACGCGTACTTCTCCGCCGGCGAGATGGCTCCGCTCGACGCGGGCTGCCCGACCATGGCCGCCTTCCGGAATCCGAACGTGTTCACGCTCGGCGAAGGACAGGGGCTCACCTGGGTCCAGCGCGCGCGCGTCTTCGCGCTGAACGCACTGGCTCGGCTCTCCGCCCGCTGCGCCGACCGCATCCTGTTCGTGAGCCGCGATTCGGCGAGCTGGATCGGCGACGCGATCGGCCTCGAGCCCGCGCGCCGGAAGGTCATCCACCACGGAATCGACGTGGCGCCGTGGCGCGATGCGCGGGAGGAGCGCGAGCCGCACGAGCGCGGGTACATCCTGTCCGTGAGCTCCGTCTATCCCTACAAGAACTACGTGCGACTGATCGAGGCCTGGGTCGAGCTGGCGAAGCGCCGGCCGGACGTTCCCGACCTCGTGATCGTCGGGGACGAGCCGGATGCGGCCGCCGCCGCGGCGATGCGCGAAGCGCGCGACGCCGCGGGCGAGCTCGCCGAAGGCATCCACCTGCTCGGCGAGGTGCCGTACGCGGAGATCCGGCGCTACTACCGCGGCGCGGACCTGTTCGTCTTCCCCTCCTACCTCGAGACCTTCGGGCACCCGCTCCTCGAGGCGATGGCGGCCGACGTCCCGCTCGTCGCCGCCGACATTCCCGTCTTCCGCGAGATTGCGGGCGACGCGGCGTTCTACGCCGATCCCTTCTCGCCGAGCGCACTCGCGAAGGCGATCGAGGAGGCTCTCTTCGCGCGAGGCGCGGCCGAGGCACTCGTGAAACGCGGCCGCGAGCGCGTGACGCAGTTCACCTGGCGTCGGAGTGCCGCGGCCCTGCTCGCCGTGCTCGACGAGCTCGCTGCCGGCGACCGGGACGGCACGGCGGCCCCGGTCGCGGAGGCGGTCCCCTTCGCCGCCCCCGCGCCCGAGCTCGCGCCGCTGCGCATCGCCGCGCGCATCGCGACGGCCGGCGCGTAG